In Zea mays cultivar B73 chromosome 7, Zm-B73-REFERENCE-NAM-5.0, whole genome shotgun sequence, the following proteins share a genomic window:
- the LOC100383696 gene encoding uncharacterized protein LOC100383696, producing the protein MFFWGLETKLHYNFVQRKLPSPRFQVEVVLVDYDGSQPPKPAAGAVDNKSDADSSASTAVKENSVAPAESNKGTGSNDKDEVFSDSDDGEDGSSKERKERTAGAVVKAV; encoded by the coding sequence ATGTTCTTTTGGGGACTTGAGACTAAATTACattataattttgtccagagaaaattgCCATCACCTAGGTTCCAGGTTGAGGTTGTCCTGGTAGATTACGATGGCTCGCAACCACCAAAACCAGCCGCTGGAGCAGTTGATAATAAATCTGATGCCGATTCCTCGGCTAGCACGGCTGTGAAAGAAAATAGTGTTGCGCCTGCAGAATCCAACAAGGGGACTGGAAGCAATGATAAAGATGAAGTATTCTCGGACAGTGACGACGGGGAGGATGGATCATCTAAGGAAAGAAAGGAGAGGACTGCTGGCGCGGTGGTCAAGGCAGTGTAA